In Acidobacteriota bacterium, the DNA window CGCGATCCACATTGCCGGCTGGGGCTTCATACTTCTCGGCATCGTTGGTCTTGTCCTGCCGATACTTCAGGGCATTCTATTCATACTAGTAGGCCTCTTGATCTTGTCGAGCGTTTCGCCGTGGGCCGCCCGGTTGCTTGATCGAATCAGAAAGCGGTTTCCGCGGATAAGCAACCAGTTCGACCAGGCGAAGTCCAAGGCGAAAGCGGTGCAAGCCCGGATATCCGCGAGGTTCGATGGGGCGAAATCGAAGGCGAAGGGTGCTCACGCTAAAATCTTCAGGAAGAAGCCAGGGAGGGGCGCCACGGCGGGACGCCCGTAAAAGTTCATAACCTTTCGAGCGACTGAGTACCAGTTGCCAAGGAGGACTCGTGATTCGGAATGCCGCTCTTCTCAGCTTTATTCTCCTGACTGCTTCCGCCGCCTTTGCTCAAGTGGTTTCATCCAGCGATGCTGCGAAAAAGCTTCACGCGCTGTTTGAAGACGACTGGCAGTGGAGCCTGGAACAGTATCCCGAAAGCGCGACGCTGCTGGGAGACAATCGCTACAACGATCGGCTTACCGATTTTTCATTCGAGGCAATCGAGCGGCGCAAAGCGCACGAGCGAGAGATGCTCGATCGAATTCAGAAGCTTGAACGGTCCCAATTCGCCGGACAGGACGTCATCTCATACGACCTGTTCCTTCTGGACAAGAAGCTCAACGTCGAAGGTCAACGCTTCCCCGCCGAATACATGCCGATCGATCAAATGAACGGCGTGCAGATAACTCTCGGTCAACTCGCCGGTTCAACACCGTTCCGCAACGCGAAGGACTACGAAAAGTATCTTGCGCGGTTGGCGGCGTTTCCGAGACAGATTGACCAGTTGATCGCGCTGATGAAACGGGGCATCGAGACGAAATGGGTCCCGCCCGCGGCGCCTCTTCGATCTGTCCCCGCTCAAATCGAAGGTCAGATCACGGACGATCCAACAAAGAGTCCTCTGTTCAACCCGTTGGCTCGCTTTCCCAATGACATTCCCGCGGCCGAGCGCGCGAGGCTCAGCGAGTCCGGCAAGAGAGTGATCGGCGAATCGCTGACACCGGCGTTGAAGAAGCTGGATGCGTTTTTCAAAGAGACTTATCTGCCCGCTTGCCGTAAGGACATCGGCGCTTCATCGCTCCCTGGTGGCGAAGCGTTCTATCAGTACGCGATTCGCCGGCACACAACGACCAGTCTGACGGCGAGGGAGATTCACGAGATCGGAAAGCGCGAGGTCGCTCGCATTCGAAGGGAGATGGAAGCGATCATTCTTCACGCCGGATTCAAAGGATCGTTTCAGGAGTTTCTGACATTTCTTCGAACCGATCCACGCTTCTACTACACGAAGCCTGAGGACCTGGTAGCCGGGTACAGCTACATCGCGAAACAGGCGGACGGTAAATTGCCTCAGCTTTTCGCCGAGCTTCCGCGAACGCCGTACGGGGTGAGAGTGATTCCCGACTACGAAGCGCCCGCGCAGACGACGGCTTACTATCAGCCGGGCGCGGCCGACGGGTCGCGCGCCGGCGTTTTCATGATCAACACCTACAAGCTGAATATGCGGCCGAAGTACGAAATGGAAGCGCTGACGCTGCACGAATCGGTGCCGGGCCATCATCTGCAGATCGCTCGCGCGCAGGAGCTGAAGGGGTTGCCTGATTTTCGCCGCAACGCCCTCTACACGGCATACGTCGAGGGCTGGGGATTGTACGCCGAGAGTCTCGGCGGCGAGATGGGCCTCTACGCCGATTCTTATTCGAAGTTCGGGCAACTGACCTATGAGATGTGGCGCGCTTGCCGGCTGGTCGTCGATACGGGCATGCACGCGCTTGGTTGGGGCCGTCAGCAGGCGATTGACATGATGAAAGAGAACACGGCCAAGACGGAAAACGATATAGTCGTCGAAGTCGATCGCTACATCGTTTGGCCTGGCCAGGCGCTCGCTTACAAGATGGGCGAGTTGAAGATCAAGGAACTTCGGGCCAAGGCAAAGCGGGAACTTGGCGAGCGATTCGATGTTAGAACATTTCATAATGCAGTGCTTGACGACGGAGCGCTGACGCTGGACTTGCTGGAGTCGCGCGTCGATGAATGGATCGCGGCGCAGAAGAGGAAGGAATAAAATGAACACGCACAGTTTGCGAACCGTCCCGGCTGGTCGAGGGCTGGCACTGTTTGTTCTTCTCAATCTGATCGGGTGCTCGAGCACCACTCATTCGGACGTGGCGAACGTGGCGAACGTGGCGAACAACAATCAGCCTTCTAACAGGGACACTGCTATGGAAGACCAAAAGAAACCTGCCGGCGACGACGTGGACACCCGGCTTGTGTCAGCCAACACGAGATTCGGGTTCAAGCTGTTTGCAGAGATCGCGAAACAAGACGCCGGCAAGAACGTGTTTGTTTCACCCGCAAGCGTCGCGTCCGCGCTCGCGATGACCTACATCGGCGCGGTGGGCGAAACGAAAGAGGCGATGGCTCGCGTGCTCGAAACTCAGGGGATGACTCACGCCGAATTGAATCAAGCCTACGCTCAGTTGAAGGCAGCTCTCGAGAGTCCGGACCCAAACGTCCAACTGAGCATCGCCAACTCGCTCTGGGCAAAGAAAGGCATCACGTTCAACCCTGACTTCCTTCAGAGGAACAAGCAGTTTTACGGCGCTGAAGTGACTGCGCTCGACTTCGGCGATCCCGGTGCAGCCAAAACGATCAACTCGTGGGTTGCCGACAAGACAAAAGGTAAGATCGACAAGATCGTCGACAACATCGATCCGCAGTCCATTCTATTCCTCATCAACGCGATTTACTTCAAAGGGAAATGGGCTGACGAGTTCGACAAGGCGAAGACCAGAGAAGAGGCTTTCACAACCGCCGGCGGCCAGCAGAAGCGTCATCCGATGATGCATCAGTCGGGCAAATACCGCTATAGCGAAGGCAAAGACTTCCAGGCGGTCAGCCTGCCCTATGCCGCCGGCCGCGTAAGCATGTACATCTTCCTTCCCGCGAAAGAGACGAGCCTGGTCGAGTTTCAAAAGAACCTGACCCCGGCGACCTGGGAAGCGTGGATGAAAGAGTTCCGGGAGACGCCCGGTGAAATTGCGGTGCCGCGCTTCAAGATCGAGTACGAAATCGGGCTCAACGACGCGCTGAAAGCTCTGGGGATGGGAGTCGCGTTCGATCCCGATCGCGCGAACTTCACCGGGATTGTTCAGGGCGCCCAAAACGCTTTTATCAGCCGGGTCAAGCACAAGACCTTCGCGGAGGTAAACGAGGAAGGCACAGAAGCGGCGGCGGTGACTTCGGTTGAGATGAGCGTGACTTCGGCGATGCGGCCACAAAAGAGTTTTCGGATGATAGTCGATCGCCCGTTCTTCTGCGCGATCAGGGACAATAAGACCGGCACGGTCTTGTTCGTGGGCTCGATCACCGACCCGATTTAGCATGCGCAGTTCATATGGACTGCGGCGGCACCTTGCTACACTTCGCTCGGGCGACACCTACGACGCCGCTTTTGCTTCGCAGGCGAGACGGTCCGCTTTCAAAGAGCGATTCAGAGCCAGCTCAGCGGGGCAAGCCCACCAACTGTGAATCAACCTTCCGAAACATTCTTCGCTGCAGTTGGCGATGTTCACGGGCATCATCACCAAATGGTCCGCCTGATCCGCGACTGGGAATCGCAGACCGACAACGAAATCGCATTCGTGCTTCAGGTCGGCGACTTCGAACCCCACCGGGACGATGCGGATCTCGAGACCATGGCTGCGCCGGCCAAGTATAAAATCCTCGGTGACTTTCCGGATTTCTACTCGAGCAAGTCTGATTTTCCGTGGCTCATTTACTTCATCGGAGGCAATCACGAGCCTTATGGCTTTCTCGACCTGACGACGGAAGGCGGGCGGATCGCGGAAAACTGCTTCTACATGGGCCGGGTTGGCGCGGCCGATGTTCATGGGCTCAAAGTCGTCGGGCTGTCAGGCGTCTACAGCGAAAACAAGTTCACGGAAGCGCGGCCCCCCGCAGCGGATTTCAAAAGCGCAGTGGATTTCAAAAGAAGGTCAAACAAGGACTACATCTACTTCACCAAAGACGACGTGGATCGCGCGCTTGATTACGGCAGCGCTGATATCTTGCTCTTGCATGACTGGCCGGCCGGCATCATCGCCGAAGCGGACCGAGGCCTGTTCCACCAGCAACGGCGCAGCATCAACTACCACAGCGTCGGCAACGAATATGCGCGAATCCTGGTAGAGCTCCTCTCACCGCGGCTGGTCTTGTGCGGGCACATGCACAAGAAGTATCGCAACCGAATCACGTTGAGATCCGGAGCCCTTATCGATGTCTGCTGCCTTTCCAACGTCCAACAAGGGCAGGATTCAGTTGCGTTCTTTCGGATTGGCGAAGACGGCGCGATTTCAGAGATCACCGGCTAGGGCTCGTCACGGCTGGTTCATCAGACGCTAAGCCTGGCCTCTCTTTTACAACTACGCATCGTGGGCGTTTTGGCTTACGTCATGTAGAATGGCTTCAAATTTCTTATCAAGGAATCGGACGGCTAAGTCGATGGACCTAGTGTTATATCCCAGAGCTGCCCAGGGCGATCGAATTCGAGTGTGGATCGGGGCATTCCAGGCAACTGCAGCGCCCGCATTGTCGTGGTTCCTGGATGGCGTCGCGACGCAGCCGGTCGCCTTAAGGCCGATCTCGAGCGCGCGCCCGGACGAGTTACTACCCGAGAATCCCGAAACGATCCCGAGGGTTTTCACAGGCGTCTACGAGTTCACCGGTCTTGCGCCGGACAGCTTCCACAGAATTTCCGTTGAAGCCGATGGAGTCGCGGGCAGGCTTGATACGCGAACCCTGCCGAATTCTGTGCCGGCGGAAATCGACCGATGGTTCAACGTGCTTCTGGTCTCCTGCCATCACGCGGCTGAAGACCGCGGCGGGCTTTCCGGAATCATCGTTTCTAAATTGAAAGCTGTAAGCGAACCCCACCTGACAATTCTCGCCGGCGATCAGGTTTATCTAGGTCGCACGCGTTCCTTTTGAAAACAGCGAAGAATGTTACTGCGAGTCCGGTGTACGAGATCTCGCTTGAGCCGCAGGCAGGATTCGGATTTCCGACTCCCACGAACGGAGTTCAGAAGGGCAAGCTCAGCCACTATCGGGATCCTGCCCGGTATCCTAACATCGCGACGCTGGGTGTTCCCGTCCCGGAATAAGAAGTGCTCAAGGCGCTCGAGCGTTTTCAGATGCAACGCGCGGTGCTCGACGCGGTTGACCTGGTGGTGAGGTGGCTGGCGTTCGCGTGGGGCGTAGCGCACAACGGCAACCCGTTGCTGGACGGCCAGGGCATTCCTTCAGCCGCCGTGCTTGAAATAGTCTTCGGCGCCGCGGGCTTCGACCTTACGCCTGGGCTTGAAAGCCGCTCGAGTTGCCCTGAAGCCATCTGGCAAGCGGCGAAGTGGTGGCACGAGTACTACCAGCGCGATCAGGGCGCGGCGCTCACCGGCGCATACTACACTCCACACTCGATCTTTGAAGAATAAGACGGCAACGGCCGAGCCCAAAAACCAACGAAAAAGCAACCTGGCCAGAAAGCTTGGCACTCCCGCCTGAAAAGTCGATCCATCTTAGGTCGGGGCATACACATTCTGCTGCTGATACCGGCTTCTAGCTCTAAGCGGCGTCTGTCGCTCTAAGCGGCGTCTTGACAATTTAACGCCCTTGACAACACTTTGGTGGATTTCGTAAGATCCCGCTAGTGGATAGCGGGTTTCCGCTATCGGCGCCACGTCTCCTTGAGACGGGGCGCTTTCAGTTTTTAGGGGGTAACGCCGCACTTGACTCGGTGCGCATCGATTCTTTCCCTGATGTCGGAGTCCGGAAAAATCTTCACACCAAACTTACCCATAAGGCCGTCTCCTCGAAAATAAATTTTCTTGCTAAATAGATCCCAGCGCTTCGGAGTATCAACGCACTCACTGCGAATCCACTCGAACAAGTCGCGTGCGAACATATCAGCAATTTCCATAGGGTCAGAACCGCTCTTAGGCCTAAACGTCAATCCGGGTTCAAGCCATAATCGAAAGGAATTACCGGCCACCCACTGGGAGCCATCCACAAGCACTCTCGCATACTCTAGCTGATGGGTAGCATCCTCTAAGGTGCCCTGACTCTCGAAGATTACGCTAGACAGTCGTGGGGTGCTTTGAGAAGACAAGAAATCAACATACCGTTCAAGCAACAGCGTAATCGCGAGCGCGTAAACGTCAGTCGGAAGATAAGGATCTAAGCCTACGTCGACGAACTGCCGCTGGAACGCTTCTTTGCGTACGCCAACGCCAAACACTTGAAAGTCCGTTGTCTCCAACAGGTTTTCAATTGCCCTGTCGAATTTTTCTTGTCGCGCTATATCATTCCCAAATGCAAACCAATCTCTTCGCTCGCGCATTTGTGGTTCGTGAAGGGTAATGTCAGTTTTCCTGAAAAACTGTAGCTTTATCTCATCTGCTGCTGCCTTATAGTCATCAGTCTTTTCTTCCGCAATAGTAATCCCGGCAAGTGAAAAATACGTCGGCCGGGGTGGTAAGGGGTGTTCCGGGTTCGATTTGCCACCTTCGTCAATATGTAGCACGCTTCGGGGGCGTTCGGCGAGAATCGAACGACGTGTGGCGGTCTTGAACCGGTTCCGCTTTTCAATTCGTCCGTAGCTCCGCTGGAGCTCGATTGTCTCTTGCCTCGCTATTTCTTTAACCAGTTCGGTGCAAGGCTTCGTTTCGCCATTCGCTCGCTTCAAGAGCACTTCTAAAGTGCGAGCCACTGTACCGGCTTCGGCCAGCAACAAAGCGCGTTGCCTCGCCAGCCGTCTGCCTTTGGGATCGCCTGGCGGCTTTAAGGAGTCTGACATAACCGGCAATATAACACAGCGACGTGCGTAGGC includes these proteins:
- a CDS encoding PGPGW domain-containing protein — its product is METKSRLKRVAIHIAGWGFILLGIVGLVLPILQGILFILVGLLILSSVSPWAARLLDRIRKRFPRISNQFDQAKSKAKAVQARISARFDGAKSKAKGAHAKIFRKKPGRGATAGRP
- a CDS encoding DUF885 domain-containing protein, translated to MIRNAALLSFILLTASAAFAQVVSSSDAAKKLHALFEDDWQWSLEQYPESATLLGDNRYNDRLTDFSFEAIERRKAHEREMLDRIQKLERSQFAGQDVISYDLFLLDKKLNVEGQRFPAEYMPIDQMNGVQITLGQLAGSTPFRNAKDYEKYLARLAAFPRQIDQLIALMKRGIETKWVPPAAPLRSVPAQIEGQITDDPTKSPLFNPLARFPNDIPAAERARLSESGKRVIGESLTPALKKLDAFFKETYLPACRKDIGASSLPGGEAFYQYAIRRHTTTSLTAREIHEIGKREVARIRREMEAIILHAGFKGSFQEFLTFLRTDPRFYYTKPEDLVAGYSYIAKQADGKLPQLFAELPRTPYGVRVIPDYEAPAQTTAYYQPGAADGSRAGVFMINTYKLNMRPKYEMEALTLHESVPGHHLQIARAQELKGLPDFRRNALYTAYVEGWGLYAESLGGEMGLYADSYSKFGQLTYEMWRACRLVVDTGMHALGWGRQQAIDMMKENTAKTENDIVVEVDRYIVWPGQALAYKMGELKIKELRAKAKRELGERFDVRTFHNAVLDDGALTLDLLESRVDEWIAAQKRKE
- a CDS encoding serpin family protein, producing MNTHSLRTVPAGRGLALFVLLNLIGCSSTTHSDVANVANVANNNQPSNRDTAMEDQKKPAGDDVDTRLVSANTRFGFKLFAEIAKQDAGKNVFVSPASVASALAMTYIGAVGETKEAMARVLETQGMTHAELNQAYAQLKAALESPDPNVQLSIANSLWAKKGITFNPDFLQRNKQFYGAEVTALDFGDPGAAKTINSWVADKTKGKIDKIVDNIDPQSILFLINAIYFKGKWADEFDKAKTREEAFTTAGGQQKRHPMMHQSGKYRYSEGKDFQAVSLPYAAGRVSMYIFLPAKETSLVEFQKNLTPATWEAWMKEFRETPGEIAVPRFKIEYEIGLNDALKALGMGVAFDPDRANFTGIVQGAQNAFISRVKHKTFAEVNEEGTEAAAVTSVEMSVTSAMRPQKSFRMIVDRPFFCAIRDNKTGTVLFVGSITDPI
- a CDS encoding metallophosphoesterase, which translates into the protein MNQPSETFFAAVGDVHGHHHQMVRLIRDWESQTDNEIAFVLQVGDFEPHRDDADLETMAAPAKYKILGDFPDFYSSKSDFPWLIYFIGGNHEPYGFLDLTTEGGRIAENCFYMGRVGAADVHGLKVVGLSGVYSENKFTEARPPAADFKSAVDFKRRSNKDYIYFTKDDVDRALDYGSADILLLHDWPAGIIAEADRGLFHQQRRSINYHSVGNEYARILVELLSPRLVLCGHMHKKYRNRITLRSGALIDVCCLSNVQQGQDSVAFFRIGEDGAISEITG